The genomic DNA CGGCGCTGACGCAAGAGGAAGTGTTGTGGGCGGTGGTGCATCATGTCGCCGCCATCATCCACGGCAAGTCGCTGATCCTGCTGCCGGGTGAAAATGGCCTAGCCATCGCCGCCGGATATCCGCCCGAAGACGCTTTGGACGACAAATCGGCGGGTGCTGCCGAATGGGCCTGGGTGCATGGCAAGCCGGCCGGACGCGGAACAGCGACCCTTCCGGCGGCGCTTTGGCTGTTCCTGCCCATGCAGACCGCCAGATCGCCCATCGGCGTGCTGGGCGTGCAGATGGCCGAAAGCGCCGATCTGCCCTCGCCAGAACAGATGCGTCTGCTGGAGACTCTGACCGGCCAAGCGGCGGTGGCCATCGAGCGCACCACTTTAGTCGCCGATATCGAAGCGGCCAAGGTCTCCACCGAGCGCGAGCGGTTGCGCTCCGCCCTGCTGTCCTCGCTCTCGCACGATCTGCGCACGCCGCTGGTGTCGATCATGGGATCGGCAAGCAGCATGATCAGCTATGGCAAGTCGCTCGACGACGCGTCGCGCCACGAACTGGCGCAGACCATTCTGGACGAGGCCGAGCGGCTGAACAGGTTCGTTCAGAATTTGCTCGACATGACCAAGCTGGGCAGCGGCGGTCTTAAGCCCAGAACCGACTGGGCCGAATTGGCCGACATCGTGGGAGCGGCGGTCGAACGCGCCAAGCCGATGGCGCGCAACCACAGCATTAAAATCGAGATTGATCCCGACATGCCTCTGTTGTGCATCGACGCCGTTCTGATGGAGCAGGTCTTCTTCAACCTTCTGGACAACGCCTGCAAATACGCCCCGGCCAAGACGCCGATCAAGATCTGGGCGCATCAGACGGCCGAGCATATCGCCATCGAGGTCACCGATCAGGGTCCCGGCATTCCGGAAGAAGACCGCGAGAAGGTGTTCGACATGTTCTATCGCGTGCAGGCCGCCGACAACCAGATGGCGGGCACCGGCCTGGGGCTGGCCATCTGCCGCGGCATCGTCGAGGCGCATGGCGGCTCCATCAGGGTCGAGCCAGGCCTGTTCGGCACCGGCGCCTCAATTGTCATCCATTTGCCGCTGCCGCCCGAGGTGGACCTGCCTCCCAGTCAGGAGGGGCGCTAGGACATGGACGCCAAGATTCTTGTCATCGACGACGAGGCTCAAATTCGCAAGTTCCTGCGCATCTCGATGGGAGCCGCAGGCTATGAAGTGCTCGAGGCCGAAACCGGAGCCAAGGGAATTGATACAGCGTTGGCCGCCCAGCCGGATCTGATCGTGCTTGATCTTGGCTTGCCCGATATGGACGGCCAGGACGTCATCACCACCATTCGCCAATCGCACAGCATGCCGCTGATCGTGCTGTCGGTGCGCGCCGGAGAAGCCGACAAGGTCGAGGCACTCGATCGCGGCGCCAACGACTATGTGGTCAAGCCTTTCGGCGTTGCCGAGCTGATGGCCCGCATCCGCGCCCTCTTGCGCCCCAAGCAAACCGCCAAGGATGGCGGCGAGGTGATCGCCTGCGGCCCGTTGCGCATTGATCTGACCCGGCACATCTTATCCAACGGCGAGACCGAGATTCACCTGTCGAAGCGGGAATGGGCTCTGCTGGCCTTTCTGGCTCGCCATCCCGACCATGTGCTGACCCATAGGCTGATCTTGAAGGAAGTCTGGGGACCGGCCCATGTCGAAGACACGGCCTATCTTCGCGTCTATGTAAACCAATTGCGCCAAAAGCTGGAAGACGATCCGGCCAACCCCAAGCGGCTGGTTACCGACCCTGGCGTCGGTTACCGGCTGAAATGCGGGGAGTAGAAAACCTCAACCGCCAGTGCCCTTTGTCTGGTCAATGCTGTCGGTGAGCCGTCAAATTCGATGGCAGACTGGGACAGCCCTCTTTTCCAAAAGGGGAAATGGCGCGCCGCTCAGGATGAAGATGCGAACACTTATGTGATTGTGATAGCGGCATCTTACTGATTTCCTTATTTCAAGCGCCCATTGACAACTCTGTGGATTTACATTATTTGTGAGTGAACGTTCACTTGCATTGCGCGGACAGAATGAGAGACGGCAAGGCAACGCGTCAGAGACTCCACCGGGAAGCCCTTAGGCTATTTGCCGAGAAGGGTGTCGCGGAGACCACCGTCCGCGAATTGGCTCAGGCCGCTTGTATCGCCGAGGGGACGCTCTACCGCCATTACGAATCAAAGGACGCGCTCGTTTGGGACCTGTTCTCGACGAATTACAAGGCGTTTGCTCAGCGGTTGACGGACGGCCAGAAGTGCCATGCCAGCTTTCCAGCTAAGATGACGGCTGTCGTATCAATATTCTGCCGGTTCTTCGACGAGCAGCCCCTGCTGTTCCGTTTCTTGATGTTGGCTCAACATCAGGCCCTGCCGCTGATCGAGAATGACGAAGGCAATCCAGTGGAGGTTGTCCAGAAAATGCTTGCCGACGCGATGGAACTGGGCGAAATCGCTGCGCGGCCGCCGGGGCTTGCAGCGACCTTGGTTCTTGGGCTTGTTCTGCAGCCCGCAGTGGGGGTGGTCTACGGAAGGGTCAAGCCTCCCCTCTCTCAATATGAAGACACCATTACCCAAGCCTGCCTAAGCGTTCTTAAGGACTAGATGATGGCAATTGGTTCTCCCTCTTCTCCACTTGGCATTCGCATTGTCGCGACGGCAGCCTACCTGCCCGGTGCGCCCGTATCCTCGGAAGACGTCGATCGATGGGCAAAACTAAAACAAGGCACCTGCGAAAAGCGTCTGGGCATTCGATCCCGGCATTTCGCAGGCGACATGCTGACCAGCGAAATGGCCGTTCAGGCGGCAAGGAAGGCTTTGGCCGCCGCCAATTGGGTGGCGGATGATCTGGATCTGATCGTCTCCGCCAGCGCCGTCATGGAACAATGGATTCCCACCCAGGGCATTCTGATCCAGCGCCAGTTGGGATTGGCCGACAAGGGAACGCCCGTCCTCGACGTGAACGCCACCTGTCTTAGCTTTTTATCGGCACTCGACGTCATATCTTATCCCCTATCCATGGGGCGTTACCGGCGGGTGCTTGTTGTCTCAAGCGAAAAACCGTCGCAGGCCCTTGATTGGGAAAAGCTAGAAGTCTGCGGGAATTTTGGCGATGGCGCCGCTGCCGTTCTTCTCGAGCAAGACACAAGCGGCGAGTCGCAGATTCTTTCGGCGTTGTTTGAAGCATGGTCGGAAGGGGCCCGCACCTGCGAGTTGCGGGCTGGCGGCACTTTGATTGATGTGCGTCGTGACTTTGAAGCTGTGCGCAAAGGGGCCGTTTTTCAAATGGACGGCATTGGCGCCTACAAGCTAGCCGCCAAACATTTCCCGAAATTCATCAGGAAACTCATGGCCACCGCCAACATCACCCTGGCGGATGTCTCGGCAATCGTCCCACATCAGGCAAGCGCCACAGCTCTCGATCACCTGCGCCGCCTGTCCCGGGTGCCCAAAGACAAAATCGTCGACATCTACGCCGAGGTGGGAAATCAAGTCTCGGCCTCCATGCCCGTTGCCTTGCACCACGCCATCGAACAAGGACGTTTGAAACGCGGCGACATCGCCCTTCTGGTCGGTACCGCGGCCGGCATTACGCTGGGCGGCATGGCGCTGAGGTATTGATGAAAGCCTTTGTTACCGGAGCGACGGGCTGTTTGGGCCGCAACCTTTGCCAAAGATTGTCGGCGGAGGGGAGCCTAGTTACGGGGGTTGGGCGAAACCGGCAAGTTGGCGCGGCTATGGAGCGGATGGGCGTTCGCTTTCATCCTATTGACATCGAGCAAGCCGATCGGATGGCGGAAGCCATGCAAGGGCACGAGACTGTCTTTCACTGCGCGGCCCTTTCATCGCAGTGGGGGGCGGCGCATTTATTCGAAACCGCCAATGTGTTGGGTACGGCGAATGTCCTTGCGGCGGCCAGACGGGCAAACGTGCGGCGCGTGATTTTCGTCTCCAGCAGTTCGGTCTATTTCGACTTCACCCCCAGACGGAACATACAAGAAGGCGATCCGCTTCCCGCTGTTCCAGTCAACGCCTATGCCGCCAGCAAACGCAGGGGTGAGGATTTGGTCATGAAGGCTGCGGCCAATGGCCTTGACACGGTCATCCTGCGCCCGCGCGGGATTTTCGGGCCTTGGGACAGTGCCCTGGCTCCGCGCCTGGCAAGAGTTGCCAGACGGGGAATTGTGCCCCTGCCCGAGGGCGGGAAGGCCATGGTTGACGTGACTTGCGTTGCTAATGTTGTCGATGCCCTTCTGTGCGCCGCGACCGCTAAGGGAGTATCCGGACGCATCTACAACATCAGCAACGGTTCCCCGGTGTCTGTCAGGCACCTGTTGAAATCGGCGCTGGAGGCTATGGGGGTACGGGCATGCTTGTACCCCGTTCCCCGCAAGGCAGCTCTTTCTGCCGCACGACTGGCCGAGGGAATTTCCCGCCTCACGGGCGGATGGGAACCCTCCGTCACGGCCTATTCCCTGGGCCTGCTGGGCTGCGACCAGACACTGGATATCACCGCGGCAAAAAGGGATCTGGCGTGGACGCCACGGCAAAGCCTGGAGGATGGGCTGGCCGCGTTTGGCCAATGGTGGAATGAGCAATATGGCCAGAATTGACATATTGAAGGCTGGCCATTGCGCTAACTTGGAAGTCGCGGCTAGGCGGTGCGACGGCTGGCGCGTTACCCGCTTTCCTGCCAGCTTCGGACTGATCCGCCCAGCACAGGGTGGCACGATCCTGTTCGATACCGGCTATTCGCGTCATGTCGCGCGCGCTATGGAGCGTTTTCCCTTCTTTCTTTACGCAAGCCTACTGCCGATCACCGTGGGGGCGGACGCTGTCGTCACGCTTGAAGGCATGGACATTTGTCCAAACGACGTGGAAACCATTATCATTTCGCACTTCCACCCCGACCATATTGGAGGCTTGCGCGATTTCCCAAAGGCCCGCTTCATCTGCTCGAAAATGGCCTGGGAGTGGGTAAAGGGGAAATCCGGCATTGCCGCTCTTCGGCGAGGTTTTCTTCCTGACCTAGTGCCCGATGATTTCGAATTCCGCACGACATTCGTGGAAACCCTGGAGGCAGGCGAGGACTCACTATTTCCGAACGTTCGCCTTCTACGGGCCGGGGGCGAGGATCTGCGCCTGATTTCCTTTCCTGGTCATGTGCCGGGGCAGCTGGGACTGGAAGTCGCAAATGAAACTGGGCAACGCATCTTGTTCGCCGCCGACGCCGTTTGGCGGCACAAGAGCCTGTTTGACGGCATACTTCCCCATCCGCTGGCCATGCGGGTTCATCATGACCGTAAGGCTTACGTTGAAAACTTGTACCGGCTGCGCGCTTGGGCCGAAACGACCAGAGACGGCGTTATCGTGCCCACGCACGATCCAAGGATATAGTCCATGGATTTTAGCCCGGCCATTCTTGGACACTTCCTGACGGCACGACTGCTCCGGTCATTCAGGGATCGTCACAGTCTGGAGGTATGGCAGGAGCAAAAAATGCGGGCGTTCCGCCAGAAGGTACTTGCGCGCCTGCCGCTTTACCGCAACTTGGCCAACGCACCGTTGGATGCATTCCCGATCGCCGACAAGAAGTTCGTCCAGGACAATTTTCAGAACCTAAACGTTCTTGGCCTTTCCTTCGACGAAGCCTTGCGCCAAGCCAAGCAAGGGGTCTCCCCCAGGGGCTACATGATCGGCATGTCGTCGGGAACCAGCGGCAACCGGGGTGTCTTCCTGGTCAACGAGTGCGAGCGGAAACTCTGGGCAGGCATCATGCTGGCCAAGGCTCTACCGCCCGGAGGATTGCTGAAGCGCCACCGGGCAGCTCTGATGCTGGCCGCCAACAGCAAACTGTATAAGGCGACGCAAAAGAGCGGGCGCTTGGCCTTTCGCTTCTTCGACTTATCGCAAGGTCTGGCCTGCCATCGTGAGGCCCTAGAAGCATATCAACCGACATTGCTGATTGCCCCTGCGCATGTTTTGGGCCTGATGGCCTGTCAGAAATGGAGCATTCATCCCGAACGCGCCTTTTCGGCAGCCGAAGTCCTCGATAAAAGTGAGGAAGAAGCCATCGGCAATACCTGGGGAAGGCCGGTGCATCAAATCTATCAATGCACGGAAGGTTTCCTGGGTATCACTTGCCGCCTTGGAACGATGCACTTGAACGAGGATTATGTGCTGATCGAGAAGCAATGGATCGATAAAGAGCGTCGTGCCTTCACCCCCTTGATTACCGATTTCACGCGCCGCAGCCAGGCAATGGTCCGCTACCGGATGAACGACATCCTGATCGCCAGCCCCACGCCGTGCCCCTGCGGTTCGCCCTTGCAGGCGATCGCCAGGATCGAAGGAAGACGCGACGACATCCTGGCTTTTCCAACGCAAGGAGGAGGGATGGCTTTGCTGTTTCCCGACGATGTGCGCGCCACCTTGCTGGATGCCGCGCCAGCCGCCAGCGACTTTCGCGTCCAGCAACATTCGCGCAAACTCCTTACTTTTGCCTTGGAAGGCCAAGTCCCGGATGAGCAGGCAAGAAATGCCGCCAACAAGTTGTCCGAGGCAATCAGGCGGATTGGCGCCGAGCCAGGCCAAATTCAAGCAGTTCCCTTCATTCCGATTGAGAACCACGCCGTCAAGTTGCGCAGAATTGTGCGTGAGTTTTCATTTAGGGAAGAAGCGCAATGAGCGCGCGAACGGTCATCATCACCGGAACCAGGGCGCCAGCGGCCCTTGATCTGGCGCGCCTGTTCGCGGCTGCCGGCTGGCGCGTCGTTGGGGCCGACCGCCTTCGCTGGCCGATCAGCCGCCTGTCCAAGGCCTTTGACCGCCATCACAGGCTGCCTTGGGCAAGAGACGACCATCGCGCCTTCGTGGATCGGCTGGCAGAGCTGATCCGTTTTGAAAAGGCGGACCTGCTTCTGCCAACCTGCGAGGAGGCCTTTTTCATCGCAAGGCACAAGGATCGTCTTGAAAAATTTTGTGCCGTCGCCTGCCATGATTTCAAGACCATGGCTCGCCTGCATGACAAGGCACGCCTGCCCGAGGTCGCGGGCGGTTTGGGCGTCAATGTTCCCGAAACTTACCGGGCAGAAAACCGCCAGGAGTTGGAAGCCGCCCTTGAACGGCTGGGCGGCGATGTGGTGCTAAAGCCCTCCTATTCGCGTTTTGCCAGCCGCGCTCTGATCCGCCCCGATAGTCACGCCCTATCGCAGGTCCAACCCAGCACCGTGGTCCCCTGGGCCTGCCAACGCTTCGTGGCGGGCGAGGAGTTTTGCACCTATGGCGTTGCCAACCAAGGGCGGATGACCGCCTTTGCCGCCTACCGTCCGGCGCACAGAGTCGGCAAGGGATCAGGCATTTTGTTCGAACCTGTCAACCTGCCCGAAGCGGAAGCCTTCTCGGCACGCTTCGCCGAGCGTCATGCCTTGAACGGGCAGTTCGCCTTCGACATAATCCGAGCGCATGATGGGCGCTGGCATGTCATCGAATGCAATCCGCGCGCGACCAGCGGCGTTCATCTGTTCAGGCCGCAAGACGGTTTGCCCGACGCCTTTCTGGGCAACCGAGAGGCGCGCCCTTCCGGTGGGCCGCCTCCCATGGTGGGGCTGGCCATGCTGCTGATCGGTTTGCCGCGCGCGCTTGCGGCAGGACGCATGATCTCTGCGATTGGTGATTGGCGCCGCGCTCAGGATGTCGTGGGCCGTCCGGGAGATTTGGGGCCTGTCTTGACCCAATGGTTGGCTCTGGCCGAGGGATTGGCCCTGGCGGCACGTTATCGCTGCTCGCCCCTGGCCGCCACGACCGTCGACACCGAATGGAACGGCGAAGTGCTGGACTAAAGGAGCAGCGTCGTCTCGTGCCGGACGTCCTGCTCTGACTGCGGTCCGTCCTTCAGCAGCCGCTCCATATGCGGACGCATAACATCCATGCGTGTTGAAACGAATTTCGGCTTTCCCCAACGGCGGATGGTTTCGCGTTGCAGACGGACGATTCTTTGATCCTGCCAAAGCGCCAGTGCGAAGAAAGGAGCCAGCGCCAAGTGTTTGAGACGTCCCGCTACCGGACCTCCCTTGAGCGCCACCACGGCATGAACCAGGAAGCGGTCGTCCATGGCTGGGGTGAAGTAGGCGGTTATGGTCAGTTCGGTGCGATCAAGGGAAGTATATTCCAGTTCAGCGACACCGGGCAGAATGAAACGAGCGAAACTGCTGGCCCGTTCCCGCTCGAACCACTGAGAAATGATGCCGCTTTGTTTGCCCTCACCCACATATTCAATTTCGGCCCGATCCCGCGTCCGCAATATGCGGGCCGCTACCTGACGCCTAGCTCCTTCCCTTCGGATCAATCCGGCATGCACAAAATGTGTATGGAATCCGTCGAGAAAATTCTCGGCCACATCGGCCAGGTTTCCCGCTGTTACGGTTTTCCAGATAACCGAGAAGTGGCCTTTCCGCTCTGAAAGTGGCCCCAGATAAGATTCGCCTGCCGATGCAGGATCTTTGGTTACCCAGATCAATCCATTTCGTTCCCGCACGCTTGCACAGGCAAGCCTGCGTGCCGGATGGTCTGGCGTCTCATCCACCATACCGGGGATAGCCATGCAGCATCCTGAAGCATCGTACCGCCAGCCGTGATACGGACATTCCAACTCGCCTTGCCTAAGGCGCCCTGCCGACATTGGAACCATGCGATGTGGGCAACGGTCTTCCAAGGCGCCGACCAACTGTCCTGTTCTGAAGAGGACGATGGGCGTTCCATGGACGGTTACGGCCAAAGGACGCGCCTTGAGGTCACGCGCGCGACAAACCACCCACCATCCATTGGGCCAGCCAGCAATCGAGGGCAGGTTGCTCACAGTTCATACCTTTCCATTAAGGGGCGGCCAATCCGATTCAAGAGAAATTCCAGCGCCTTTATGGGTCTTTGGCGCCGCGCGGACAAGTGGCGGCACCACAAGGCGGTGTATTCAATCTCGGCCCTGGCGCCCCGATTCTTCTTAAACCCGCCCACGCCGGCGCTCAGATTGAAGCATAGGCCGCGACGCTCCATGTCCTCAAAGGCGATCGCCGTCAAAAGACGGTAAAGCCCCAGTTTAGGCGGGGCACTTGTGTCGTAACCAACCAGCGGGGTCGTCATGACCGTGTCGGAAGCGATGGTCCCCACCACGCCCAACAGGTTTCCTTGGGCTTCACGCAAGCCCTCGATACGCATGAAACTACTATGGGACGCCCAGCGCAGGAAGGCGGGCGTGAAAATCGGGTTCAGCCGGGAATATTTCTCAAGATACAGCATCTCATAGAGTTTTGCAGCGCGTTCCCAATCAGCATCGGAGAAGGTATCGGCTCTCGCGCGCTTCAGGGCCGTCTTCTTAAGCAGCCGCGCATCGTTCTTGCGATCGCGCGTCATGAGTCCGCCTCGCGCCTGGGGCGAAGCCAACCAGACTTGGCGCGACGGCAGAAGATGCCATCCCGCTTGCTTGAACGAGCGCAGCAATGCTGCGTGATGCCGATAATTTAAGGAGCGGAAGGCAATGAAATGATCCGGATAGTCCTGCGTCAGCTGACCCAAGAGAGCGCCAAGGCCTTCGCCGTTCCAGGCCGGATATAGGTTTGTCGAAAGCAGCCAGTTGTTGATGCAAACCAACTTGTCCAATTGCGCCGCAACCAGCCATTCATCCAGCCAACGGACCATAGCCTTTAGTGCCGGGCGCAAGGCCGGCACGGGAAGGGTGTGCATCTCCTCGGCGGCATAGGGGCCATAAGCGGAGCGCAGGGAAACCACCCAGGATAAGGGAAGGCATGCGGAAGGAGCTGAGATCGTTACCGGCATTCGAAACCCGGCCACTTCTAATGCCAACACCTGGACCGGCGCATTGCTGACAAACGAAGTCGCCCCGTGTTTCATCAGCTCTGCCAGGAACTCATCAACCATGCCTAGCCTTCACTTCAGCCTGTCTTGGAGCTATGCGCTTCATCACGAGGCAATTGAGGACATCGCATCACTACCTCCACCCCTTTCCCCTCTTCAAGACCGGCGTTAATCCCAGGGCAATCAGATAGCTGGCGGCCCAGAATGCCGCATCCGCGGATGCCCGATGATTAGGAGCGGACAGCTTCTGCGCCTCGAAGGCGGCTAGGTCTAAAAACTTCTTCTGATCGGCATGGAAGTGAGAATTCCATTTGCGGTCTGGGGCAAGAAGGGAAGCCTCGACTTGCAAAAGATAGATATCCAGTCCGTTATTGTACCCAGCAGCAGTCGCTAGTTGGTTCATCCAGAATCCGTCATAGGCGACGTTGTCCGAATAGACCTCCAGATGTCCCCCCAGCGCCTTCTCCAGCCTATCGGCAACGACCTTTACGCTCTCTCCGTGGTGTATCAGTTCCTGCTGGCTCAATCCGTGGATCTTCTGCGCCGACAAATCCCATCTTGCAGCATCGTCCAACCATTCTTGGGTCGGCCTGATAATGTAACCCTCTGTCGTGATGAGTCCGGTCTCGGGTTCAGCTACGGCCCACCCCACCTCAACAGGATATCCGTCAAAGGATGACGCTTCGAAATCTATAAATATGGAAGCTGAGGGCGGATATATCGTCATCGACGTCCTTTATCCCAGGGCCGGCCATGCCGTCTGGCTCTGAAAGCAAGATTACTCACGCGCAATGGATTGATCTTCACTGTCCCGACTTTTCTTGAGTTTCTGCTCGAGATACATGATCCAATGAATGAGAAAGGAGGGAATTGCCGAGAGTGCAAATGCCCAACCCCCGGTAGCCGTGTTGGGGTCAAGGATGTATGGGACAAGTTCCGAAAAGAACAGGTAAAGGGCGGCCAGATAGACAAACGGCAATGATGTAAGTGCGGCAATTTCTTTCCTGGGCCCTTTGCCAACCAGCGCAAATGATGAATTCAAGATCAGAAGAACCAAAAAACTCGGGGTAAGCCACGCAGGATTGATTACTCCTTGCAAATAGCTGTGAGCGAGCGAGTAGACAAGCCAGAATGCCGCCAGCGCGAAAATCGTTCCAAAGAGAATGACGAATCCCAAGTCAACGTCCTTTCCTGCTTTGGATGGTTATGGAATCGAAGGGGCTGCGGGCAACGGCATCCAGTGTGTGGGCCAGATTGAGCGGCCGTCTGCATTCTCGAAGGTTCCGATCATGTCATCCCATTTTACGATGGCGTAGCGGTCGTACTCTTCCAGCGGATTGGCATCGTAAACGAGGATGCGAGTTCCATCTTGCGGGGCTGTCTCAATCGGATTCCAAGTCATTGTCGGGCTTTCATTGGGGGCCATGGGTCAGCGATGACAAGGTAGGCGCATTAGACATCATTCCGTTTCTTGGCGTGTTTTTCCTTCCACCTTGTTAGGGCCGCCTTGACCTTTGCCGCCGCCTCAGGCGTTGAGGGCCGGTACCATTTGGGCACGCTTTCAAGCTCGACAGGCGCGTTCGCGTTGCGGACGCCGACAATCAGGCCCAAACCGAACAGGAGCGCTATGAAACCCACGCTACCCCCAATCGCAATCAGCCAGCCAAAGTAATGAACGATCAGCAATTCAAGGTTAACGGCGGCGCCTATGGCAAACACATCCCACGCCCTGTTGTCGCTGCCAATGCCTCCCCAGGCCCAGGAAAGCAAGGCGATGCCGCTCAGGAGCGCCAGGGACAATCCGAGATTCCACGGCCAGTCCGCCAGCAGCAGAATCCCCAGTTCAGAGAAACCATAACCGACAGTAAGAATTGCAACGTAGAATCCCATCTATTCCTTCCCTCAGGACTGCTTGACCCGTCTAGTGTGCAGATCCTCTTCATATGCTTCCTGCGCAGGGCGGGAAGATGCGTTTAAAATACAAAATCCATCAGAACGATGTCTTTCCCCGCATAGTGGTCACTGCCAAGGAGCTTCCAGCCCAGCTTAGCGTAAAGCTCTGCTTTGTCATGCGTATACAGATATAATCTCTCGGACAGATGTTCCGCATATGACATCGCAGCCTTTATCAAGTCTCCCCCAATCCCTTGACCTCTGTATTCTGGCAAGACGAGAACGTTGGCAAGCCACGGCCCTAATTCAGGTCGTGTTGGCAGATCGCTGGCAATAATGCTGCTGCAGCCAACCAACTTTGCGTTTACACGCGCCACAAAAAATGCCGGAATTGTCACGCCCTGCTGAACTGCATCCATAACTCCGGCCAGACAGTTTTCCCATGTCATGTCCGGCTCGTGGCGCGCCCATTCGTCATAGATCCACTTGGCAACTTGTTGCGCTTCTTGCGCTGTGGCAAGTCGCTTAATTTCAATCGAGCGCGCTTTGTCCATTTGAGTCTAACTTTGCTGATGAAATGATATCCGTGAATTCCTTGGCATACCTGTAGCCTTCGTTTTCATGCCGCAAAAAGTCGCGTATCGCTGGACTCTTGCGGTACAGCCCATGCATGTAGGGCACCCAGACATTCATAACGTCGGCATCCATTGCCTCTTTCGAGAGGACGAGGCTTTCAAGATGGTCGCAAATGATTTCCGCCATAGCGAGCACCTTGCTGCGTCCCGGCTCGGCCTCCGGCATGGGGGCGTTATCGTGGAAGTAAGGTCGCAATTCCGGATTGTCGATAAACAGTGTTTGAATGTTGAGGCTAAGTCCATAGACCTGCCAACCCGTCTGAGTTTCCAACGATACCCGCTCGCGTTTTAGCTGGTTCCAAACGAAGATGAAGCCAACTGCCGTGATGATCGGCCCCAACCAAGTCCCGATGGTGTTTAGCAGTTCAAGACTCATTCTTCCCCCGAAAACAGCTTAATAATGTACTGGGCCAAAGTCAGCGAGACCTATGGCTCATTTCCCCTTATCCAGTCCATGAATTGCCCGAAATAGACTGTCAGGCAACTCAACCAAAGAGCCATCGTAAAGCCAGTTGTGATCTATCCCGTATAGCTTCCTAAGCTTGCTAACGTACCAAGGGCTTACCCAGTCCGATCCCTTCTCCCAGTCGGATAAGGCGCTTTCTGCAACCCCCGTGGCGTCTGCGAAATCTTTCCCGCTCTTGTACCCCAGAGCCAGGCGCGCAGCCTGAAGCCGCTCCCCGGCTCGCATACGGTATGTAATTTCATCTGTCATGGGGCCATAAAGACGCTCCCCGGCTTGC from Alphaproteobacteria bacterium includes the following:
- a CDS encoding response regulator transcription factor — its product is MDAKILVIDDEAQIRKFLRISMGAAGYEVLEAETGAKGIDTALAAQPDLIVLDLGLPDMDGQDVITTIRQSHSMPLIVLSVRAGEADKVEALDRGANDYVVKPFGVAELMARIRALLRPKQTAKDGGEVIACGPLRIDLTRHILSNGETEIHLSKREWALLAFLARHPDHVLTHRLILKEVWGPAHVEDTAYLRVYVNQLRQKLEDDPANPKRLVTDPGVGYRLKCGE
- a CDS encoding TetR/AcrR family transcriptional regulator codes for the protein MRDGKATRQRLHREALRLFAEKGVAETTVRELAQAACIAEGTLYRHYESKDALVWDLFSTNYKAFAQRLTDGQKCHASFPAKMTAVVSIFCRFFDEQPLLFRFLMLAQHQALPLIENDEGNPVEVVQKMLADAMELGEIAARPPGLAATLVLGLVLQPAVGVVYGRVKPPLSQYEDTITQACLSVLKD
- a CDS encoding ketoacyl-ACP synthase III — encoded protein: MLTSEMAVQAARKALAAANWVADDLDLIVSASAVMEQWIPTQGILIQRQLGLADKGTPVLDVNATCLSFLSALDVISYPLSMGRYRRVLVVSSEKPSQALDWEKLEVCGNFGDGAAAVLLEQDTSGESQILSALFEAWSEGARTCELRAGGTLIDVRRDFEAVRKGAVFQMDGIGAYKLAAKHFPKFIRKLMATANITLADVSAIVPHQASATALDHLRRLSRVPKDKIVDIYAEVGNQVSASMPVALHHAIEQGRLKRGDIALLVGTAAGITLGGMALRY
- a CDS encoding NAD(P)-dependent oxidoreductase; the encoded protein is MKAFVTGATGCLGRNLCQRLSAEGSLVTGVGRNRQVGAAMERMGVRFHPIDIEQADRMAEAMQGHETVFHCAALSSQWGAAHLFETANVLGTANVLAAARRANVRRVIFVSSSSVYFDFTPRRNIQEGDPLPAVPVNAYAASKRRGEDLVMKAAANGLDTVILRPRGIFGPWDSALAPRLARVARRGIVPLPEGGKAMVDVTCVANVVDALLCAATAKGVSGRIYNISNGSPVSVRHLLKSALEAMGVRACLYPVPRKAALSAARLAEGISRLTGGWEPSVTAYSLGLLGCDQTLDITAAKRDLAWTPRQSLEDGLAAFGQWWNEQYGQN
- a CDS encoding MBL fold metallo-hydrolase, which translates into the protein MARIDILKAGHCANLEVAARRCDGWRVTRFPASFGLIRPAQGGTILFDTGYSRHVARAMERFPFFLYASLLPITVGADAVVTLEGMDICPNDVETIIISHFHPDHIGGLRDFPKARFICSKMAWEWVKGKSGIAALRRGFLPDLVPDDFEFRTTFVETLEAGEDSLFPNVRLLRAGGEDLRLISFPGHVPGQLGLEVANETGQRILFAADAVWRHKSLFDGILPHPLAMRVHHDRKAYVENLYRLRAWAETTRDGVIVPTHDPRI
- a CDS encoding ATP-grasp domain-containing protein, encoding MSARTVIITGTRAPAALDLARLFAAAGWRVVGADRLRWPISRLSKAFDRHHRLPWARDDHRAFVDRLAELIRFEKADLLLPTCEEAFFIARHKDRLEKFCAVACHDFKTMARLHDKARLPEVAGGLGVNVPETYRAENRQELEAALERLGGDVVLKPSYSRFASRALIRPDSHALSQVQPSTVVPWACQRFVAGEEFCTYGVANQGRMTAFAAYRPAHRVGKGSGILFEPVNLPEAEAFSARFAERHALNGQFAFDIIRAHDGRWHVIECNPRATSGVHLFRPQDGLPDAFLGNREARPSGGPPPMVGLAMLLIGLPRALAAGRMISAIGDWRRAQDVVGRPGDLGPVLTQWLALAEGLALAARYRCSPLAATTVDTEWNGEVLD
- a CDS encoding Rieske 2Fe-2S domain-containing protein, with amino-acid sequence MSNLPSIAGWPNGWWVVCRARDLKARPLAVTVHGTPIVLFRTGQLVGALEDRCPHRMVPMSAGRLRQGELECPYHGWRYDASGCCMAIPGMVDETPDHPARRLACASVRERNGLIWVTKDPASAGESYLGPLSERKGHFSVIWKTVTAGNLADVAENFLDGFHTHFVHAGLIRREGARRQVAARILRTRDRAEIEYVGEGKQSGIISQWFERERASSFARFILPGVAELEYTSLDRTELTITAYFTPAMDDRFLVHAVVALKGGPVAGRLKHLALAPFFALALWQDQRIVRLQRETIRRWGKPKFVSTRMDVMRPHMERLLKDGPQSEQDVRHETTLLL
- a CDS encoding GNAT family N-acetyltransferase → MVDEFLAELMKHGATSFVSNAPVQVLALEVAGFRMPVTISAPSACLPLSWVVSLRSAYGPYAAEEMHTLPVPALRPALKAMVRWLDEWLVAAQLDKLVCINNWLLSTNLYPAWNGEGLGALLGQLTQDYPDHFIAFRSLNYRHHAALLRSFKQAGWHLLPSRQVWLASPQARGGLMTRDRKNDARLLKKTALKRARADTFSDADWERAAKLYEMLYLEKYSRLNPIFTPAFLRWASHSSFMRIEGLREAQGNLLGVVGTIASDTVMTTPLVGYDTSAPPKLGLYRLLTAIAFEDMERRGLCFNLSAGVGGFKKNRGARAEIEYTALWCRHLSARRQRPIKALEFLLNRIGRPLMERYEL